Part of the Vidua chalybeata isolate OUT-0048 unplaced genomic scaffold, bVidCha1 merged haplotype scaffold_325_ctg1, whole genome shotgun sequence genome, TGATTAAAGCTGAGCCTAACCCTGATCCTGATCCtcatcctgatcccaatcccattcctgactccaatcctgatcccattcctgatcccattcctgatcccagtcccattcctgatcctgatcccattGCTGATCCCATTGCAGACCGcgctccagcagcagccgcacAATCTCTGCAAAACGGGAACAGCTTAAAGCTGAGCCTAACCCTGATCCTGATCCtcatcctgatcccaatcccattcctgactccaatcctgatcccattcctgatcccattcctgatcccagtcccattcctgatcctgatcccattGCTGATCCCATTGCTGACCGcgctccagcagcagccgcacGATCTCTGCAAAACGGGAAGTGATTAAAGCTGAGCCTAACCCTGATCCTGATCCTcatcctgatcccgatcccattccTGACTCCAATCCTGATCCCATtgctgatcccattcctgatcccagtcccattcctgatcctgatcccattgctgatcccattcctgatcccagtcccattcctgatcctgatcccattGCTGATCCCATTGCAGACCGcgctccagcagcagccgcacGATCTCTGCAAAACGGGAACAGCTTAAAGCTGAGCCTAACCCTGAGCCTGATCCTcatcctgatcccgatcccattccTGACTCCAATCCTGATCCCATTGCTGATCCCATtgctgatcccattcctgatcccagtcctgatcccaTTGCTGAccccactccagcagcagccgcacGATCTCTGGGAAACAGGGAAGTGATTAAAGCTGGGCCTAACCCTGAGCCTAAACCTGATCCccatcctgatcccattcctgatcccaattccactcctgatcccattcccattcctgatcccattgcTGACcccgctccagcagcagccgcacGATCTCTGCCAAAGGGAACGGCTTAAAGCTGAGCCTAaccctgatcctgatcctgatcccaatcccatttctGATCCCATTgctgatcccattcccattacTGATCCTCATCCTGATCCtcatcctgatcccaatcccattcctgatcctgatcccattcctgatcccaatcctgattCCATTGCTGATcccgctccagcagcagccgcacGATCTCTGGGAAAGGGAATTGATTAAAGGTGAGCCTAAAATCCTCATTCTGATCCTcatcctgatcccattcctgatcccattcctgatcccattctTGACcccgctccagcagcagccgcacGATCTCTGGGAAAGGGAACAGCTTAAAGCTGGGCCTAAAGCTGAGCCTAACCCTGATCCCCATCCtaatcctgatcccaatcctgatccccatcccgatccccatcctgatcccattcctgatcccaattccattcctgatcccattgcTGACcccgctccagcagcagccgcacGATCTCTGCCAAAGGGAACGGATTAAAGCTGGGCCTAaccctgatcctgatcctgatcccaatcccatttctGATCCCATTgctgatcccattcccattacTGATCCTCATCCTGATCCtcatcctgatcccaatcccattcctgatcctgatcccattcctgatcccaatcctgattCCATTGCTGATcccgctccagcagcagccgcacGATCTCTGGGAAACGGGAATTGATTAAAGGTGAGCCTAAAATCCTcatcctgatcccattcccattcctgatcccattcctgatcccattgcTGACcccgctccagcagcagccgcacGATCTCTGGGAAAGGGAACAGCTTAAAGCTGGGCCTAAAGCTGAGCCTAACCCTGATCCCCATCCtaatcctgatcccaatcctgatccccatcccgatccccatcctgatcccattcctgatcccaattccattcctgatcccattgctgaccctgctccagcagcagccgcacGATCTCTGGGAAACAGGGAAGTGATTAAAGCTGGGCCTAACCCTGAGCCTAAACCTGATCCccatcctgatcccattcctgatcccaatTCCACTCCTGATCCCAATTCCATTCCTGATCCCAGTCCTGACcccgctccagcagcagccgcacGATCTCTGGGAAACAGGGAAGTGATTAAAGGTGAGCCTAAAGCTGAGCCTAACCCTGATCCTGATCCTcatcctgatcccgatcccattcccattgCTGACcccgctccagcagcagccgcacGATCTCTGGGAAAGGGAACGGCTTAAAGCTGGGCCTAACCCTGAGCCTAAacctgatcctgatcccaatcctgatcccattcctgatcccagtcctgatcccagtcctgatcccattcctgaccccgctccagcagcagccgcacGATCTCTGGGAAACGGGGAAGTGATTAAAGCTGGGCCTAACCCTGAGCCTAAACCTGATCCccatcctgatcccattcctgatcccaattccactcctgatcccattcccattcctgatcTCATTGCTGACcccgctccagcagcagccgcacGATCTCTGCCAAAGGGAACGGCTTAAAGCTGAGCCTAaccctgatcctgatcctgatcccgatcccattcctgatcccattgctgatcccattcccattacTGATCCTCATCCTGATCCtcatcctgatcccaatcccattcctgatcctgatcccattcctgatcccaatcctgattCCATTGCTGATcccgctccagcagcagccgcacGATCTCTGGGAAAGGGAATTGATTAAAGGTGAGCCTAAAATCCTCATTCTGATCCTcatcctgatcccattcccattcctgatcccattcctgatcccattgcTGACcccgctccagcagcagccgcacGATCTCTGGGAAAGGGAACAGCTTAAAGCTGGGCCTAAAGCTGAGCCTAACCCTGATCCCCATCCtaatcctgatcccaatcctgatccccatcccgatccccatcctgatcccattcctgatcccaattccattcctgatcccattgcCGACcccgctccagcagcagctgcacgATCTCTGGGAAACAGGGAAGTGATTAAAGCTGGGCCTAACCCTGAGCCTAAACCTGATCCccatcctgatcccattcctgatcccaatTCCACTCCTGATCCCATTGCTGACcccgctccagcagcagccgcacGATCTCTGGGAAAGGGAACGGCTTAAAGCTGAGCCTAACCCTGAGCCTAaccctgatcccattcctgatccccatcctgatcctgatcccattcctgatcccattgcTGATCCCATTGCTGACcccgctccagcagcagccgcacGATCTCTGGGAAAGGGAATTGATTAAAGCTGAGCCTAAATCTGATCCccatcctgatcctgatccccatcctgatcccattcctgatcctgatcccattGCTGACcccgctccagcagcagccgcacGATCTCTGCGAAACGGGAACGGATTAAAGCTGAGCCTAaccctgatcctgatcctgatcccgatcccattcctgatcccattgcTGATCCCATTGCTGACcccgctccagcagcagccgcacAATCTCTGCGGAACGGGGAAGTGATTAAAGCTGGGCCTAAAATCCACATCCTGATCCTcatcctgatcccgatcccattccTGACTCCAATCCTGATCCCATtgctgatcccattcctgatcccagtcccattcctgatcctgatcccattgctgatcccattcctgatcccagtcccattcctgatcctgatcccattGCTGATCCCATTGCAGACCGcgctccagcagcagccgcacGATCTCTGCAAAACGGGAACAGCTTAAAGCTGAGCCTAACCCTGAGCCTGATCCTcatcctgatcccgatcccattccTGACTCCAATCCTGATCCCATTGCTGATCCCATTGCTGATCCCATtgctgatcccattcctgatcccagtcctgatcccaTTGCTGAccccactccagcagcagccgcacGATCTCTGGGAAACAGGGAAGTGATTAAAGCTGGGCCTAACCCTGAGCCTAAACCTGATCCccatcctgatcccattcctgatcccaatTCCACTCCTGATCCCAATTCCATTCCTGATCCCAGTCCTGACcccgctccagcagcagccgcacGATCTCTGGGAAACAGGGAAGTGATTAAAGGTGAGCCTAAAGCTGAGCCTAACCCTGATCCTGATCCTcatcctgatcccgatcccattcccattgCTGACcccgctccagcagcagccgcacGATCTCTGGGAAAGGGAACGGCTTAAAGCTGGGCCTAACCCTGAGCCTAAacctgatcctgatcccaatcctgatcccattcctgattccattcccattcctgacCCCAATCCCGATCCCATTCTTGACcccgctccagcagcagccacacgATCTCTGGGAAATGGGGAACAGCTTAAAGCTGAGCCTAACCCTGAGCCTAAccctgatcccaatcctgatcccaatcctgatcctgatccaaTTCCCGGCCccaattcccaggattttctcaggatttttcccCTCCAGTTTTTGGGATTCTCCCCcaaattttttgggatttttcctcccccattttgggatttttcctcccccaattttggggttttccttccaattttggggattttcctcTCCAGTTTTTGGGATTCTCCcccaaatttttgggatttttcctcccccattttgggattttccctcctcaatttttgggatttttcctccccaatttttggggtttttcttccaATTTCTGGGACTTTCCTCCCCAGTTTTTGGGATTCTCCCCcaaatttttggggatttttcctcccccattttAGGATTTCTCcttcccaatttttgggatttttcttcccccattttgggatttttcctcccCAATTTTTAGGATTCCCCCCACATTTTTTTGGGACTTTTACTCCCcagtttttgggatttttcctcccccaattttggggttttccttccaatttttgggattttcctccccaatttttgggattctCCCCcaaattttttgggatttttcctcccccattttgggattttcctccctaatttttgggatttttccttcccaattttggggtttttgcttCCAATCTTTGGGATTTTCCtccccaatttttgggattctcccccaattttttttttatttttcctcccccattttgggattttcctccttaatttttgggatttttcctccccagttctggggtttttgcttccaatttttgggattttcctcccCAATTTTTAGGATTCTCCCacagatttttgggatttttcctcccccattttggggtttttgcttccaatttttgggattttcctcccCAGTTTTTAGGATTCtcccccaattttttttttatttttcctcccccattttgggattttcctccttaatttttgggatttttcctccccagttctggggtttttgcttccaatttttgggattttcctcccCAATTTTTAGGATTCTCCCacagatttttgggatttttcctcccccattttggggtttttgcttccaatttttgggattttcctcccCAGTTTTTAGGATTCTCCCCcaaattttttgggatttttcctcccccattttgggattttcctcccTAATTTTCGGGATTTTTCCtccccagttttggggttttcgcttccaatttttgggattttcctcccCAATTTTTAGGATTCTCCCGcagatttttggggatttttcctcccCAGTTTTTGGGATTCTCCCTCAAattttccaggctttttttcctccccaattttggggatttttcctcctcaaTTTTCgggattttttcctccccaattttggggattttccctcCTCAATTTTCGGGATTTTTCCTCCccaattttggggattttccctcCTCAATTTTCgggattttttcctccccaattttggggatttttcctccccaattttggggattttccctcCTCAATTTTCGGGATTTTTCCTCCccaattttggggatttttcctcctcaattttggggatttttcctcctcaaTTTTCgggattttttcctccccaattttggggattttttcctccccaattttggggattttccctcCTAAATTTTCgggattttttcctccccaattttggggatttttcctcctcaattttcgggatttttttcctccccaattttggggatttttcctcctcaatttttgggattttttcctccccaattttggggattttttcctccccaattttggggattttttcctccccaattttggggattttttcctccccaattttggggattttccctcCTAAATTTTCgggattttttcctccccaattttggggatttttcctcctcaattttcgggatttttttcctccccaattttggggattttccctcCTCAATTTTCgggattttttcctccccaattttggggatttttcctcctcaaTTTTCgggattttttcctccccaattttggggattttttcctccccaattttggggattttccctcctaaattttcaggattttttcctccccaattttggggatttttcctcctcaattttcgggatttttttcctccccaattttggggattttccctcCTCAATTTTCgggattttttcctccccaattttggggatttttcctcctcaaTTTTCgggattttttcctccccaattttggggatttttttcctccccaattttggggattttttcctccccaattttggggattttccctcCTCAATTTtcgggatttttttcctccccaatttggggggatttttccTCCCCACATTTTTTAGGATTCTCCCCAAACTCACCGATTTCCCCTCTATTTTTTTTAGGGAATTCCCCCCAGTTTTTTGCACTCCCCAATTTTTCAGGAACCCCCCTAAAACCCCtaaaaaaccccccaaaaaccccaaatttgggggaatttcCCTCACCCAGGTGCCCGTGGTTGGCGGCCTCGTGCAGGGGGGTCCAGCCGCAATAATCCCGAGGATTCACGGGGTGACCctaaaaaaaaatgggatttttgatggaattttgatggaattttggggaattttggggaatttggggatttttggggtggcCCTCACCTGGTCCAGGTAGAGCCGGACCCTTTTGGGGTCGCCCTCGATGCAGGCGCGGTGCAGGGGGGTCTCGCCCCGCTCGTTCCGCCGGTTCCActgctggaatttggggaatttttggggggatttgccccaatttttgggattttcccccagtttttttttaatttccctcaatttttgggattttacccacaatttttgggattttccctcaatttttgggatttttccctcaatttttgggattttacccacaattttttgggatttcccccccaATTTTCTGGGACTTTTCCCctcaatttttgggattttccctcaaattttgggggatttgccccaatttttgggattttcccccaggtttttttttaatttccctcaatttttgggattttacccacaattttttgggatttcccccccaATTTTCTGGGACTTTTCCctcaatttttgggattttcccctctctttttgGGATTTTACTCACAATTTTCAGGGATTTGCCCTGAATTTTTGAGATTTCACCTcaatttttgggttttccttcaatttttggggatttccccccaattttttgggatgtttccatctatttttgggattttaagccatttttttggggatttctccctaatttttatggatttttcccccagttttggGGATTTCTCCCCAACttttatggattttttccccaatttttggAATTTTCCcccagtctttttttaatttccctcaatttttgggattttacccacaatttttgggatttctcctcaatttttgggatttttccctcaatttttgggattttatcCACaattttttggatttttcttcaatttcctgggattttccccctctgtttttgggatttttccctcgatttttggggatttttccttcaatttttgAGATTTCTCCCCAATTTTTGGGGTCTTCCTtcaaatttttggggttttccttcaaattttgggggattttccccccgttttttttttaatttccctcaatttttgggattttacccacaatttttggatttttccctcaatttttgggattttcccctctgtttttgGGATTTTACTCACAATTTTCAGGGATTTGCCCTGAATTTTTGAGATTTCACCTCAATTTTTAGGGTTCTCCttcaatttttgggatttccccccaattttttggggatttctcctcaatttttatggattttcaaccattttttgggatttttccctcaatttttgggattttttcctcaatttttgggattttacccacaattttttgggatttttccctctattttttggattttactcacaatttttgggattttccccccagtttttgggatttccccccaattttctgggatttttccctctaATTTTGGCATTTTACCCcgattttttgggatttttccaaccattttttgggattttacccacattttttttggattttccttcattttcctgggatttttccctcaatttttgGGCTTTCTCctcaatttttgggattttccctcaaattttgggggatttgccccaatttttgggattttcccccaggttttttttaatttccctcaatttttgggattttacccacaattttttgggatttcccccccaATTTTCTGGGACTTTTCCctcaatttttgggattttcccctctctttttgggattttactcacaatttttggggattttccccaatttttgaGATTTCACCTcaatttttgggttttccttcaatttttgggatttccccccaatttttggggatttctcctcaatttttaaggattttcaaccattttttgggatttttccctcaatttttgggattttttcctcaatttttgggattttccccacaatttttgggatttttccctcaatttttgggattttcccctctctttttgggattttactcacaattttcagggattttccctgaatttttgAGATTTCACCTcaatttttgggttttccttcaatttttggggatttccccccaattttttgggatgtttccatctatttttgggattttaagccatttttttggggatttctccctaatttttatggatttttccGCCAGTTGTGGGGATTTCTCCCCAACTTTTATggatttttccccaatttttggaattttcccccagtttttttttaatttccctcaatttttgggattttacccacaatttttttggatttttcttcaatttcctgggattttgccCCTctgtttttgggatttttccctcgattttttggggatttttccttcaatttttgAGATTTCTccccaatttttggggttttccttcaaattttgggggattttccccccgtttttttttttaatttccctcaaTTTTTTGGATTTTACCCacaatttttgggatttctcctcaattttttgggattttcccctctgtttttgggatttttcctacaatttttttgggattttcccctcaATTTCTGGGCatttttccctcaatttttgggattttccctcaatttttgggatttttccctcaatttttgGGCTTTCTCctcaatttttgggatttccccccaattttctgggatttttcccacaatttttgggatttttccctcaatttttgggattttacccacaattttttgggatttttccctctattttttggatttttcccacaatttttgggattttcccctcaATTTTTGGGATTCTCACccaatttttggggattttcccctctatttttgggatttttccctcaaTTATTGGGAATTTTCCCCacaattttttgggattttccctcaATTTTTGAGATTTCTCCTcgatttttgggattttccctcaAATTAttggggatttttccctcaatttttggggttttccctcAAATTATTGGGGATTTCCCTcccaaatttttgggattttccccctttttttttggattttcccTCAACTTTTGGGCTTTTTCCCacaatttttgggattttccctctatttttgggattttccacaatttttgggattttcccccagtttttttttaatttccctcaattttgggggattttccctcaatttttttttggattttccactaatttttgggatttctcctcaatttttgggattttaaccacttgtttttttattttccttcaatttcctgggattttcccctctatttttgggattttaacccaattttttggggatttctcctcaatttttatggattttcccccaatttttggcatttctcctcaatttttgggatttttccctcaatttttgtgattttccatcaatttttgggatttttcgcccaatttttggggatttccccccaatttttttgattttccttctatttttggCATTTCCCCCtaatttcctgggattttccctcaattttttgggtttttccctcaattttttgggatttttccttccatttttgggatttccccctaattttctgggatttcccccaattttttgggattttcctcaATGTTTTTGAATTTTCCCtcaattttttgggatttctcaTCAATTTTTTGGGATCTTCCCCCAATTTTTTTGGCGTTTccctccaatttttttttccattttctcccttttctttgggattttccctctattttttgggaattccccccccccattttttgggATCTctccacaatttttttttttttattttaccccatttttggagattttcacctttttttttttattttcttccatttttttggGTATTCCCCCAATTTTTTGGGCTCTTCCTTCAATTTTTTTAGGAATTCCTccagttttggggattttcccttttttttgggaTCTTCCCCccaattttttgggggattttcaccccaaattttgggtgtttttgccaaatttttagagattttcccctttttttttttttaactttttcctcCAATTTTTAAGGATCTTCCCCCTAAATTTTTTGGATtttacccctttttttttttttttatttcagggggatttgggagattttggggggttttaaagggaatttgggggaatttgggagatTTAGGGGAAAattaatgggatttgggggattttgggaggattgagggaggaatttggggttttcagggagattttggggaatttttgggtttttagaggggattttgggaggatttttgggcATTTGGGGCAAATTAAGGGAGGaaattgggggatttggggagaatttgggggaatttttgggaaaatttgggattttgagtgaaattttgggagtttttttttggaattttgggggtttaatggggatttggggagaatttgggggaatttttgggaaaatttgggattttgagtgaaattttgggagtttttttgaggcgttttggggaaatttgagatttttgggaggttttggggttttaatgaggatttggggggagtttggggggatttttgggaatttggggcacATTTAggggggaattggggattttggggaggtttttgggggaaATTCGGGATTTTGAGAGAAATTtaaggaatttttgggggattttgggggaaatttatgggattttgggcagGTTGGGGGATTTTAAAGGGAATTTGGGGCTGTtggagggggattttgggggaatttgggagatttaggggaattttgggggaaaattaatgtgattttggggattttgggaggattttgggaggaatttggggttttcagggagattttgggagatttttttggaattttgggggtttaatggggatttggggagaatttgggggaattttgggaaaatttgggattgtGAGTGAAATTTTGGGAGTTTCTTTGAGGcgttttggggaaattttggggaaatttgagatttttgggaggttttggggttttaatgaggatttggggggaatttggggggatttttgggaatttggggcacATTTAGGGGGGAATTGGGGATattggggaggtttttgggggaaATTCGGGATTTTGAGAGAAATTtaaggaatttttgggggatttggggggaaatttatgggattttgggcagGTTGGGGGATTTTAAAGGGAATTTGGGGCTGTtggagggggattttgggggaaatttgggagatttaggggaattttgggggaaaattaatgggatttgggggattttgggaggatttagggaggaatttggggttttcagggagattttggggaattttggggttttaatggggattttgggaggatttttgggaatttggggcacATTTAGGGAGAaaattggggaattttggggaatattgggggattttgggggaatttttgggggattttgggggaaatttgggattttaagagaaattaaaggaatttttggggattttgggggaaatttatgggattttgggggattttgggaggatttagggaggaatttggggttttcagggagattttggggaatttttgggtttttaatggGGATCTGGGGAggatttttgagatttttgggaatttggggcacATTTAGGGAGGAAATTGTGAAAACTTGGGGAATTCTGggggcatttttggggaaaatttgggattttgagtgaaattttgggagtttttttgaGGCATTTTAGGGAAATTtatgggaaatttggggttttaagagaaatttaaggaatttttgggggatttggggggaaatttatgggattttgggggggttgggggattttggggggattgaGGGgattttaaagagaattttgggggatttgaaGGATTTAGGGGATTTTAGGAGGGAAAtcaatgggattttgggaggattttgggggaaatttggggtttttgaggGGATTtaaggagattttggggggattttgggaattttggggtgccccacCTTGTTGCTGCGGCGCCTCCCGGGGACACTTTTGGGGTACCCCTCGAGATCCTCGTCCTCATCCTctgcaaaaatcccaaaattgccccaaaatcccctcagggttgcccaaaacagccccaaaatcccataaatcccaaaaatccccccaattttccccaaaatcccccaaattttgCTAAATTTTCCCCTAAATTGCCTGAAATTCCCTCAAAATCCCCTGCAAAGctcccaattaaaaaaaaaacaaaaaaaaaaaccaaaaaagaaaaactaaactCTAAATTTcagagcaatttttaaaaaaaatcctaaattttgggggtttttaatatttaaatcctcaaaaaaatctggaaaaaatgaaacaaaacaaacaaaacccaaacaaacaacaacaacaaaaaaaaaaaaaaaaaaaaaaaacaaaccaaaattatctggggaaaaaaaaatctgtaaaaattaaaaaaaaaatcccccaaaattaggaaaaaaatctccccaaaaatcaggacaaaaaaaaaaaatctacaaaaatcagaaaaacgtccgaaaaaaaatcctgaaaaaaaatccagaagcaacctgaaaaaaaaaaaaagctgaaaaaataagagaattaagaaaaaaaaatttaaaa contains:
- the LOC128783402 gene encoding tonsoku-like protein translates to NFRQFRGKFSKIWGILGKIGGIFGIYGILGLFWATLRGFWGNFGIFAEDEDEDLEGYPKSVPGRRRSNKQWNRRNERGETPLHRACIEGDPKRVRLYLDQGHPVNPRDYCGWTPLHEAANHGHLEIVRLLLERGAARDDPGGPGCEGITPLHDALASGRFAVAQLLIRSGADLRATNAQVSQSAPQWGSLPQLGQLSKGLHRGSFRDFMGIFSG